Genomic window (Mus caroli chromosome 14, CAROLI_EIJ_v1.1, whole genome shotgun sequence):
tgatcttcaataacaacataaataatagaaagcccacatacaaattgaagatgaacaacactctactcaatgataacttgatcaaggaagaaagaaagaaagaaagaaagaaagaaagaaagaaagaaagaaagaaagaaagaaagNaaggaaggaaggaaggaaggaaggaaggaaggaaggaaggaaggaagaaagaaagaaagaaagaaagaaagaaagaaagaaagaaagaaagaaactaaagacattttagagtttaatgaaaataaagccaaaacatacacaaacttatgggactcaatgaaagaagtcctaagaggaaaactcatagctcagagtgcctccaaaaagaaactggagtagCTTACACTCCAGTACAGTACACTttaaatctctagaacaaaaggaaggaaattcaccaAGGAGGAGTAGACatcagtaaataatcaaactcaggactgaaatcaaccaagtggaaacaaaaagaactatacaaagaatcaatcaaaccaggagttggagctttgagaaaatcaacaaaatagataaacccttaaccagactaactgGAGGGCACAGGAACAAATtaccctaattaagaaaatcagacaTGGAAAGGGACAtgtaacaacagaacctgaagacatccaaaaaaaatcatcagatcctactacaaaagcctatactcaacaaaactggaaaacctggatgaaatggacaattttctagacagatactaagtaccaaagttaaatcaggatcagattaatgatctaaacagtcccatttcccatagagaaataaaaagtccttaatagtctcctaaacaaacaaacaaaaaaacaaaacaaaacaaaacaaaacaaaacaggaccacatgggtttagtgcagagttctatcaaacattcaaagaagacctaatacaaatactcctcaaattattccacaaaatagaaacagaaggtactctaccaaaatcattctatgaagacacaattactcagatacctaaaccacacaaagacccaacaaagagagagaacttcagaccaatttcccttatgaactttaatgcaaaaatgctcaataaaattctagctaaCCTAAACCAAGAActtatcaaaatgatcatccatcaagATCTTgcaggcttcattccagggatgcatggatggttcaacatatggaaatccatcaacataatccacaatataaataaacaaacaaaaccacatgatcatcttgttagatgctgagaaagcatttgacaaaatccagcatctgttcatgataaaagtcttggaaagatcaggaattcaagacccatacctaagcatgataaaagcaatatacagcaaaccagtagccaacatctaattaaatggagagaaacttgaagcaatcccactaaaatcagggactagacaaggctgcccactttctccctacctattcaacattgtacttgaagacctagccagagcaattcaacaacaaaaggagatcaaagggaaacaaatttgaaagtaagaagtcaaaatatcacaatttgcatgatatgatcatatacataaatgacctCAAAAAATctactcctaagcctgataaacgtTAGCAaaatagatggatataaaattaaatcaaacaaatcagtgccctttctctacacaaaggataaagagactgagaaagaaattagggaaataacacccttcataatagtcacaaatattataaaatacattgatGTGCCTCTACCTAAGCAAGTGAAGATCTGTATAATAANaacttcaagtctctgaagaaataattcaaagatatcagaagatggaaagattgcccatgctcatggattggtagggttaatatagtaaaaatggccatcttgctgaaaacagtctacagattcaatgcaatccccatcaaaattccaactcaattcttcacagagtcaaaatagggcaatttgcaaattcatctgaaataacaaaaaaacttaaaCTAGCAAAAACTATTCctaacaataaaaagaacttctaatggaatcacaatccctgacctcaacctgtactacagaacaattgtgataaaaaaaaccacatagtactggtacagtgatagaCAGGTAGGTCAATAGAGTAGAGCTGAAGACCTTGGAATGAACACAcccacctattgtcacttgatctttgacaaaggagctaaaatcatccagtggaaaaagatagcattttcaacaaattgtccTGGCTAAACTGGCAGTTAgcacgtagaagaatgcaaatggatccattcttgtctcctaGTACAAAgctcaaggacctccacataaaaccacagacactgaaacatatagagggaaaaatggggaaaagcctcaaacatatgggcacaggggaaattttcctgaaagaacactaatgacttgtgctgtaagatcaagaattgacaagaaGAACCTCAaagaattgcaaagcttttgtaaggcaaatgacactgttgATAAGACAAgaaggcaatcaacagattgcAAAAgttttttaccaattctaaatctgatagagcGCTactatctaatatatacaaaaactcaaaaaagatagactccagagaaacaaataaccctattaaaaatggggtacagaactaaacaaagaattctcaactgaggaatactgaatggctcagaagcacctaaagaaatgttcgcCATCCTTagtatcagggaaatgcaaatgaaaatgccacacctgtcagaatagctaacATTAAATACTCAGGTTACAGTGACAGCAGatattggcaaggatgtggagaacgaagaacactccttcattgctggtgagatggcaagctggtacaaccactctggaaatcaatttagtggttcttcagaaaattggatatattaCCACTGGAGGATCCATCAATACcgctcctgggcataaacccagaagatgctgcaACATGTAATgtagacacatgctccactatgtccttATCAGACTATTTATAATAGTTAGaatctggaaataacccagatgtcgcTCAGCagataaatggatacagaaaattagGTATATTTGCACAACGGGGTACTATGCAGTTATTAAAATcaacaaatttatgaaatacttagaaAACTGGATGTATGTGGAGGATATTATTCTGaaagaggtaacccaatcacaaaagaacacacatgatatgcactcactgataagtggatataagacCAGAAGCTataaatacccaagatataatttgcaaaactcatagctgcatatgtagcagaggatggcctagtcagtcatcaatgggaggagaggcctttggtctttcGAACatcatgtgccccagtacaggggaatgaaggggccaggaagcaagagtggctgggttggggatcagggtggtgttggggagggtataggggacattcggggtagcatttgaaatgtaaatgaataaaatatcaaaaagtaagtgaaggaggaaaattacctgaactcttcaactcagagtcctacccctcccatctggagattgttcccggaacactcctgaactcttcaccccagagtacattcctgaactcttcaacccagagtccgaccccctcccaactgaggactgttccaagaacatttttgagataagggcctcctggaacaaccccagaatgttccaatagatcgggtacattgccaaaatataggacacgaccccttggttacatAAAACCCTTGGCAAAACCCCTTAGTTacgcaaacttgtacttttcctaccctgctccccccttggctttttcctatataagcctgtgaaaaatttgggtcggggtcgattctcctctacaccatgcctggtgtatgagtttcgaccccagagctctggtttatgtgatttttatgtgctttcttgttgttgctttattaaatcttactctctacatcttaagttcggtctcagtgtcttcttgggtacgcggctgtcccgaggcttgagtgagggtctgccctccgggggtctttcataagaaagaaagaaagaaagaaagaaagaaagaaagaaagaaagaaagaaagaaagaaagaaagaaatcacacagGAAGGCAACCATGGAGAGAAAAAagctaagaaagagatcaggagtcatagatgcaagcatcagtagcagagtacaagagatagaagacagaatttcaggtgcagaatataccagagaaaacattgataataccataaaaatattttgcatttaaaatgcaaaatgctaaaagctcctaacccaaaacatccaggaaacccaggacacaatgagaagaccaagcctgaggaaaataggtataagagagagtgaagatttccaacttaaggggccagtaaacatcttcaacaaaattatagaagaaaacttctcttacctaaagagagagatgcacataaacatacaagaagtttacagaactccaaatagactggaccacaaaagaaattcctcaggTCACATAACAGTCAGAACACcagatgcacaaaacaaagaaagaatattaaaaaccagTAAGGTAAAAGGTCAAATAACAAAtacaggcagacctatcagaattacaccagacttctcaccagacactatgaaagctagaagatcctgggcagatgttatacacaccctaagagaacacaaatgccagcccagactactataatcagcaaaactctcaattaccatagatgaagaaactaagatgttccatgacaaaaccaaatttacatcaAACCTTTCCACAAGTCCAGCCCTGCAAAGGATAAgagatggaaaacatcaacacaaggagggagaCTACACTCTAAAAAGAGCAAGacagtaatcttctttcaacaaatccaaaagaagatagccacacaaacactaaaactgacatcaaaaataacaggagacaacaatcactattccttaatccttaatatctctgaacattaatggactcaattctccaataaagaGACATCGACTagcagactggatacacaaacaggacacaacattttgctgtgtacaggaaacacacttcagtgtcaaagacaaacactacagcagagtaaagggctggaaaacaattttcaaaacaaatggtcccaagaaacaagctggtgtagccattctaatatcgaatagaattgactttcaacctaaagttatcaagaaggataaggaaggacacttcatactcatcaaaggaaaaagatctcccaagatgaactctcaattctgaatatttatgctccaaatgcaagggcactcacattcataaaagaaaatttactaaagttcaaaggacacattgcacctcactcaataattgtgggagaattcaacaccccactctcatcaatagacagatcatggaaacacaaactacacagagacacagtgaaactaacaaaggTTATgtaccaaatggatttaacaaatatctacagaacattttatcctaaaacaaaaggatataccttcttctcagcacctcatggtatcttctccaaaattgaccgcatctttggtcacaaaacagacctcaacagatacaagaagattgaaataatcccagacatgctatcagatcactatggatgAAGGCTGGNCTTGAATGGCCACAAAAACAAGAGAGCCCacaatgttaataaagaaaatatcccattaaaaaccaaacaaagagtaaaaacaaaaacaacagcaaaggcATCTGCAGCAGGCTGGCATCAATGTGACTGTATCAGGAAGTCACTCAAACCCAAAGGcctctgggcacacctgtgagtgattttcacttaataaaatcatttgaagtgggaaggccCACTTCTAGTCTGGATCTCTGAGCTgggagcacacacctttaatccagattgGATTTAATTAGGGAAGCCCTACCCATAATCCAGGCCACACCTTCAGCTACAGGCCTATATAAAGAACACCAGAAAGGGAAGCCTCAGTCTTTGCGGGCTTGCTAGCAAGTATCTTCCTCCGCTGGGCTGACGTCAGACTTGATTGtgattccagcatatactgaagatCACCTTAGACAAACGGCCCTGTGAAGTGAACAGCTACTGGACTCTTGGACGTTCTGTTCACAAGCAACCACTGTTGACTGAGCCAGACCACGGCCTGGAAGAGAGAAAGCCTTTCAGTTCAACCTGAGCATGGATGTAGAAATCCCCCATCCCGGCCCTTCCTCTCAACCGCTGGACCTCCCTACCGGGCCACAGAGCACCTCTGACAGGACATCACGATCCAAACCAAGGAAAAGGGAGCGGAAGTCCAGCAGATCAGACCGCAATTCCAGAAAGCAGACCGAAGGACCAGCTAGGATGGTGGAAGCACCCAGGAAAAGAAGACACTCTTCCAGGGACTCCAGTCAGGCCAGAACAGGAAGTGAGGGCAGCTCCCAGGGGAAAAAGAGACGCAAGACTTCCGTGAAGAAGGCCGAGCCAAAAGCCAAAGGTCACCGAGATGGATTAGCCCATTGCCCAGAACCTCGAGACACAGACCCACCACCAATTCGCAAGCGCCTGGTNAACTTTCTGCGGGACAAGACTGAGGAGATTTATAGAGACACAGTCCAGATGCAGGCGCAGCAACATGGCTCCCGGCTCAGCCCTGAGCAGCTCTCTCAGCTCAGAGAGCTCTCAGAGTCTCTGACTGCCATGGTGGGCACCTTCTACAGCATGGCCAACCAGGCAGGCTTCGCCTTCCCTGCTGAGGGCTGGCTTGTCCCAGCCCCCATGCCTGCCCAACAGGAGCTGTCTGGCAATAAATCTCAGAGTCCTttggtggagggaggagagaagatcAAAGTTCCTGCCAGCCCAGCACACAAGTCCTGAGCCAAGGCCCTGAGGACCCTCCTAAATGGACTCACACTCTGAGACCACAAAGGACCACTCCATCTCCCCGCCTACACAGGCCTTCACCCGAGGCCTTCACNCTCTCTGTGTGAGCATGGAACCGGAGCTTCGATGAGGAGAAGAGTTCCAAGTGCTTACTCTGGATTGTGAACTGTGGTTCGCGGGGATCTAGGATTCAAGNGTTGAATCGGCCGAGCTGTACATCTATGTTGACTGAGGCAACATAAACAACAATCAAGATGAGAATCAGCCTAGGCATCTACTAATCAGGAAAATGGTGGTGCCAATCACNAAAGAACACACGTGATaggctctcactgataagtggctattagcccagaagctatgaaaacccaaggtacaattcacggACCACGTGatactcaagaagagggaagaccaaagtgtggatactcNGATCCTTCTTccaagggggaacaaaacacccacggaaggagttacggagacaaagtgtggagcagagactgaaggaatgaccatgcagagattgccccacctggtggtccaaacccagacacacttgtggatgccaaaaagagctTGCTTACTGGATcctgagatagctgtctcctgtgagactctgcctgtgcctgacaaatacagaagtggatgctcacagccatccattggacagaacacagggtccccaatgaaggagctagagaaagtacccagggagctgaaggagtttgcagcccaataggaggtacaacaatatgaactaaccagtaccccaaagctcccagggactaaaccactaaccaaagaaaacacatggtgggattcatggctctagctgcatatgtagcagaggatggcctagttgctcatcaatgggaggagaggccttttgtCTTGTGAaggttgtatgccccagtacaggggagtgccaggccCAGGAGCATGGGTGTGTaggttagtgatcaaggggagtggggagcagaTCAGGGGTTttggagggagaagcaggaaatggaatatttgaaatgtaaataaagaaaatatctaataaaaagttttcattgattatttggttaaaagaaattattatatatatgtatgaataatatattttcacaattatgattaactttttaatttctatgtaaaaaattttaagacataattttgattttctttttggttctctgttttttgtttttaagatgtctcttttccaattaaaaaaaaaaaacaattccatAGTCCAAAGATATTAAGTATGCCTCTATATTGTCTCCTAATTAGATTTTTTGCTTCAGATATTGTGTTTATACTGTTCTTGTTTTATAGTAACTTCGTGTGTCTGTATCATAGTGATTTGACTCTTCTTTTTTCACATGATCTTTTAGTTATGTCaatatttttcagggtttctgaaTGATTACTcatgattttattaaataattttcattttgataattgACATGGGGAAATCTCTGTAACTTACGGTGCATAGcactttttcttctaaaataaatatagttttgGAGTTGATGAACTATTTTAAATGTTAGACAGTTAATTTTTTTAGGAAAAATCATGTATTCTTTTTCAATGATTTAAGGTGTAAATGATTTTTAGAGATTTCTCTACTATTCACTCACcctaaatatacaaattattatTAAGTAGCTTCTATGAATAAACTTTATTATCAATAAAACTTTA
Coding sequences:
- the LOC110308880 gene encoding protein FRG2-like-1, coding for MDVEIPHPGPSSQPLDLPTGPQSTSDRTSRSKPRKRERKSSRSDRNSRKQTEGPARMVEAPRKRRHSSRDSSQARTGSEGSSQGKKRRKTSVKKAEPKAKGHRDGLAHCPEPRDTDPPPIRKRLVNFLRDKTEEIYRDTVQMQAQQHGSRLSPEQLSQLRELSESLTAMVGTFYSMANQAGFAFPAEGWLVPAPMPAQQELSGNKSQSPLVEGGEKIKVPASPAHKS